The Arachis hypogaea cultivar Tifrunner chromosome 14, arahy.Tifrunner.gnm2.J5K5, whole genome shotgun sequence genome has a segment encoding these proteins:
- the LOC112743789 gene encoding TOM1-like protein 6, producing MASSSSSATVAVEKATSDLLMGPDWTMNIEICDSINSNHWQPKDVVKAVKKRIQHKSTKVQLLALTLLETMVKNCGDQVHFQIAERNILDEMIKIVRKKAHMQVRDKILILLDSWQEAFGGPGGKYPQYYWAYEELKRTGVVFPKRSLDASPIFTPPPTHQASGSMHAGYGMPSGSSKTLDETMATEIESLSLSSLESMRHVMDLLSDMLQAVNPSDRTAVKDEVIVDLVDRCRTNQKKLMQMLTTTGDEELLGRGLELNDSIQSLLAKHDAIATGNPLPIQRAGSSTPPGEVLPDEANSNFNQTDVRSPSHETDMKSPSRSPVESISTPKASPPAPLYSQTSGLSDEEEEDEFAQLARRHSKTQSAASMSVTSHVADSSTTVPSNALALPDPPAPVSTGKDQDIIDLLSLTLSLTPSTPQENYTSSATSVEGMHQAANPSTTEGYSNAPQTYPGNKQYNSYVAPWARPQSPSEPQVQSQQQMYQPQSQSRSQPATPPSYESEQSLHNQPPQFQQSQPFQQQNQPPLQTPPSYESEQSLNNRQTEFQQSQPFQQQTQPPLQSQHPQYSASPQYQPSHAHLQPQPQHFQAQPQPQHFQGQLRSPPQPQLQSPPQHFQATPQQQRFQNQHIQYPGSYPPPPWASTPGYPNYQNHLSPTNSFSNPQANTTGPFTFPSNGAGSAVGANFGQRSPGSTGSGQRPFIPSYRLFEDLNVFGNTDGRVKMTGSGTSSGMSGTMGPGMVGGRK from the exons atggcttcttcttcttcttcagctactGTCGCAGTTGAGAAGGCGACCAGCGATCTTCTTATGGGCCCTGATTGGACCATGAACATCGAAATTTGTGACTCCATAAATTCTAATCATTG GCAGCCTAAAGATGTGGTTAAAGCTGTGAAAAAGAGAATACAACATAAGAGCACTAAAGTTCAATTACTAGCTCTCACG CTTTTGGAGACAATGGTGAAGAATTGTGGTGATCAGGTCCACTTTCAAATTGCTGAGAGGAACATATTGGATGAGATGATCAAAATTGTAAGGAAGAAG GCACATATGCAAGTGAgggataaaattttaatattgctGGACTCATGGCAAGAGGCATTTGGCGGGCCTGGTGGAAAATATCCTCAGTACTATTGGGCATATGAGGAATTGAAG CGAACGGGAGTAGTGTTTCCAAAGCGTTCTTTAGATGCGTCTCCAATATTTACTCCACCTCCTACCCATCAAGCTTCAGGAAGTATGCATGCTGGATATGGGATGCCAAGCGGTTCTTCAAAAACACTTGATGAAACAATGGCAACAGAGATAGAAAGTTTGAG TTTGTCAAGCTTGGAATCCATGCGCCATGTTATGGACCTGTTGAGTGACATGCTTCAAGCTGTGAATCCTAGTGACCGTACG GCTGTAAAAGACGAAGTAATTGTTGATCTTGTTGATCGCTGTCGCACCAACCAGAAAAAATTGATGCAGATGCTAACAACAACGGG GGATGAGGAGCTTCTTGGACGAGGCCTTGAACTAAATGATAGTATTCAGAGTTTGCTTGCAAAACATGATGCAATTGCTACAGGGAATCCCCTTCCAATTCAACGTGCAGGTTCCAGCACTCCACCAGGTGAAGTTCTGCCAGATGAAGCTAACTCAAATTTCAATCAAACTGATGTGCGGAGCCCCAGCCATGAGACTGACATGAAGAGCCCCAGCCGCAGCCCCGTAGAGTCTATTTCAACGCCTAAAGCTAGCCCACCAGCCCCTCTCTATTCTCAAACTTCGGGATTGAgtgatgaagaggaagaagacgaatTTGCACAGCTAGCTCGAAG ACATTCTAAGACACAGTCGGCGGCGTCAATGAGCGTGACGTCACATGTGGCAGATTCCTCAACTACTGTCCCATCCAATGCATTAGCTCTTCCCGATCCACCTGCACCAGTTAGTACTGGAAAGGATCAGGACATTATTGACTTGCTGAGCCTCACTTTGTCCCTCACACCATCAACTCCACAGGAAAATTATACGTCATCAGCGACCTCTGTCGAAGGAATGCATCAAGCAGCTAATCCATCCACAACAGAGGGGTATTCTAATGCTCCCCAAACATATCCTGGGAATAAGCAATACAACAGTTATGTCGCTCCATGGGCTAGGCCTCAATCGCCGTCGGAACCTCAAGTCCAGTCACAGCAACAGATGTATCAACCCCAGTCTCAGTCCCGCTCCCAGCCTGCCACCCCACCCTCGTATGAATCCGAACAATCACTGCATAATCAACCACCTCAGTTTCAGCAATCACAACCATTCCAACAACAAAATCAGCCACCTTTGCAGACACCACCCTCGTATGAATCCGAACAATCACTTAATAATCGACAAACTGAGTTCCAGCAATCACAACCATTCCAACAACAAACTCAGCCACCGTTGCAGTCCCAGCATCCTCAATATAGCGCTTCACCACAGTATCAACCCTCACACGCACATTTGCAACCCCAACCCCAACATTTCCAGGCCCAACCCCAACCCCAACATTTCCAGGGTCAGCTCCGATCCCCACCCCAACCACAGTTACAATCTCCACCACAGCACTTTCAAGCTACACCACAGCAGCAACGATTTCAAAATCAGCACATTCAGTACCCGGGAAGTTACCCTCCACCACCATGGGCCTCAACACCGGGTTATCCCAACTATCAAAACCATTTATCTCCTACCAATTCGTTCTCCAATCCTCAAGCCAACACAACAGGGCCTTTTACATTTCCTTCCAATGGTGCTGGATCTGCTGTGGGGGCAAATTTTGGCCAAAGGAGCCCAGGCAGTACAGGCAGCGGACAACGGCCCTTTATTCCATCTTACAGATTATTTGAAGATTTGAATGTTTTTGGAAACACAGATGGAAGGGTGAAGATGACTGGTAGTGGAACGTCATCCGGCATGTCAGGTACAATGGGACCTGGCAT